A window of the Proteus terrae subsp. cibarius genome harbors these coding sequences:
- a CDS encoding bifunctional 2',3'-cyclic-nucleotide 2'-phosphodiesterase/3'-nucleotidase, which yields MVKNVLKISTLAMFVAFNVNAATVDLRIMETSDVHSNLIDFDYFKDKPTEQFGYVRTANLIKAAKAEATNAILVDNGDLIQGSPLADYQAAKGLEKGESHPAHQLMNTMGYTVGNFGNHEFNYGLDYLKKAIAGAKFPYINANVMDAKTGKNYFTPYIIVDTPVKDRDGKEHTIKIGYIGFVPPQILIWDKANLDGKVVVNDITETAKKFVPQMKKEGADLIVAIPHSGFASEPYKAMAENSVYYLSEVEGINAIMFGHAHGVFPSKEFEGIKGVDTAKGTVNGVPAVMPGQWGDHLGVVDMVINNDSGKWVMTEATGEARPIFDKANKKALVERDAELAQIIEKAHQGTRDFVGKHIGKASANMYSFLALVQSDPTVQIVNDAQVDYTKHFIQGDPNLDGLPVLGAAAPFKAGGRKNAPADFVEVEKGDLTFRNAADLYLYPNTLVVVKATGADVVEWLECSAGMWNQVDPNSTKPQELINWDGFRTYNFDTISGVNYKVDLTQPAKYDVDCQVVNKDANRIKEVTYEGKPIDPKATFLIATNNYRGYGGKFAGTGEANIAFASPDENRAILASYIAKQTKEKGEVVTKAANNWSFLPIKTDKVLDVRFETSPSEKAAAFIKDFAQYPMTFVENDEIGFAIYKIDLTEKK from the coding sequence ATGGTTAAGAATGTGTTGAAAATTTCAACATTAGCAATGTTTGTCGCATTCAACGTAAATGCTGCGACAGTCGATCTTCGTATTATGGAGACGTCTGATGTTCACAGTAACTTAATCGACTTTGACTACTTCAAAGACAAACCAACAGAACAGTTTGGTTATGTCCGTACTGCTAATTTAATTAAAGCAGCAAAAGCTGAAGCAACCAATGCGATTTTAGTTGATAACGGCGACTTGATCCAAGGTAGCCCACTGGCTGACTATCAAGCAGCTAAAGGCTTAGAAAAAGGCGAATCTCATCCAGCTCACCAGCTGATGAACACCATGGGCTACACAGTAGGTAACTTTGGTAACCATGAATTTAACTATGGTTTAGATTACCTGAAAAAAGCCATCGCCGGTGCTAAATTCCCTTACATCAACGCCAACGTGATGGATGCGAAAACAGGCAAAAACTATTTCACACCTTATATCATTGTTGATACACCAGTAAAAGATCGTGATGGTAAAGAACACACTATCAAGATTGGTTATATCGGCTTCGTACCACCACAGATCTTAATCTGGGATAAAGCCAATCTGGATGGTAAGGTCGTTGTAAACGATATTACAGAAACAGCGAAAAAATTCGTCCCTCAAATGAAAAAAGAGGGTGCTGACCTGATTGTGGCCATTCCTCACTCTGGTTTCGCGTCAGAGCCGTACAAGGCAATGGCGGAAAACTCTGTTTATTATTTAAGCGAAGTTGAAGGTATCAATGCAATCATGTTTGGTCACGCTCATGGCGTATTCCCAAGCAAAGAATTTGAAGGCATTAAAGGCGTAGATACAGCGAAAGGTACCGTAAATGGTGTTCCTGCTGTTATGCCAGGCCAATGGGGTGATCACTTAGGTGTCGTTGATATGGTTATCAATAACGACAGCGGTAAATGGGTGATGACCGAAGCAACAGGTGAAGCGCGTCCTATCTTTGATAAAGCAAACAAAAAAGCATTAGTTGAACGTGATGCTGAATTAGCTCAAATCATCGAAAAAGCACACCAAGGTACCCGTGATTTCGTGGGTAAACATATTGGTAAAGCTTCTGCCAACATGTACAGCTTCTTAGCATTAGTACAAAGTGATCCAACTGTACAAATCGTTAATGATGCACAAGTTGATTACACCAAACACTTTATTCAAGGTGATCCGAACTTAGACGGTTTACCAGTATTAGGTGCAGCTGCGCCATTTAAAGCGGGCGGTCGTAAAAACGCACCAGCAGACTTCGTAGAAGTTGAAAAAGGTGACCTAACATTCCGTAATGCAGCAGACTTATATCTGTATCCAAACACATTAGTAGTTGTTAAAGCGACCGGTGCTGATGTTGTTGAGTGGTTAGAATGTTCAGCAGGTATGTGGAACCAAGTTGATCCTAATTCAACTAAACCACAAGAACTGATCAACTGGGATGGTTTCCGTACTTATAACTTCGACACCATTAGTGGTGTGAACTATAAAGTTGACTTAACTCAACCAGCTAAATATGACGTTGATTGCCAAGTAGTTAACAAAGATGCGAATCGTATCAAAGAAGTGACTTACGAAGGCAAACCAATCGATCCTAAAGCAACATTCCTGATCGCAACAAATAACTACCGTGGATACGGCGGTAAATTTGCGGGTACAGGTGAAGCGAATATTGCGTTTGCATCTCCAGATGAAAACCGTGCAATTTTAGCTTCTTACATTGCTAAACAAACTAAAGAAAAAGGTGAAGTAGTAACAAAAGCTGCTAACAACTGGTCATTCTTACCTATTAAGACTGATAAAGTGTTAGATGTGCGTTTTGAAACTTCTCCAAGTGAAAAAGCGGCTGCATTTATTAAAGATTTTGCTCAGTATCCAATGACCTTCGTGGAAAATGACGAAATCGGTTTTGCAATTTACAAAATCGATTTAACTGAGAAGAAATAA
- a CDS encoding ribonuclease T2 family protein has translation MRFMKLLPAAFALVLAGCATQAPEITEPLKPQAKLVEGVSCILPDAPTAPYDYIASNDRYGQNSTASTDYFKLAINYSPAFCDYKSNNIKRLNNDNEKDRAKREYDKFEIQCFSDNKFGWIVHGLWAETCDGKSWEECRDWKDIRKHPRLCKGDLPPLEYSAIKPYLCDSPGIDLLQGEWEKHGVCAFDTPEAFFGKQKELYEALVLPEGRPSNSALIKFLKEHNPSLKDKEIQINRDEFYICYSKDFEVIDCPKREF, from the coding sequence ATGCGCTTTATGAAGCTATTACCTGCTGCTTTTGCTTTAGTGCTAGCAGGATGTGCAACGCAAGCACCTGAAATTACAGAACCATTAAAACCTCAAGCTAAATTAGTTGAAGGCGTATCTTGTATTTTACCTGATGCTCCAACGGCACCTTACGACTACATTGCTTCTAATGATCGCTATGGTCAAAACAGCACTGCATCAACAGATTACTTTAAGTTAGCGATTAACTATTCGCCGGCTTTTTGTGATTATAAAAGTAATAATATTAAACGTTTAAATAACGATAATGAAAAAGATCGTGCAAAACGTGAATACGATAAATTTGAAATCCAATGCTTCTCAGATAATAAATTTGGTTGGATTGTTCATGGGCTGTGGGCTGAAACCTGTGATGGTAAATCATGGGAAGAGTGCCGCGATTGGAAAGACATACGCAAGCATCCTCGTTTATGTAAAGGCGATTTACCACCTTTAGAATACTCTGCTATTAAACCTTATCTGTGTGATTCTCCAGGTATCGATCTGTTACAAGGTGAATGGGAAAAACACGGTGTGTGTGCGTTTGATACACCAGAGGCATTCTTTGGTAAACAAAAAGAGTTGTATGAAGCGTTAGTATTACCAGAAGGCCGTCCTTCAAACAGTGCATTGATTAAGTTCTTAAAAGAACACAATCCATCACTGAAGGACAAAGAAATTCAAATTAATCGAGATGAATTCTATATCTGTTATAGCAAAGATTTCGAAGTAATTGATTGTCCGAAACGTGAATTTTGA